One window from the genome of Oceanisphaera sp. IT1-181 encodes:
- the truA gene encoding tRNA pseudouridine(38-40) synthase TruA, producing the protein MRIALGIEYDGSQYFGWQRQRDVTSVQAEVEKALSKVANHPVLVQCAGRTDTGVHGLGQVVHFDTHADRQASAWTLGMNANLPKDIAVRWAKPMPDDFHARFSATARRYRYIIYNHNMRPAILHSGVSHYVGELDADKMHAAGQCLVGEHDFTSFRALQCQSHSPHRTILHLNVQRYGHYVVLDVKANAFVHHMVRNIAGTLIKVGLGDADEAWVGEVLAVRDRRLAGHTAKAGGLYMVAVDYPDAFEVPKPAAGPLWLPESLR; encoded by the coding sequence ATGCGCATTGCCCTTGGCATCGAGTATGACGGCAGTCAGTATTTTGGCTGGCAACGGCAACGAGACGTGACCAGTGTGCAAGCTGAGGTAGAAAAAGCCCTATCTAAAGTTGCTAATCATCCAGTGTTGGTACAATGCGCGGGCCGTACCGATACCGGCGTGCATGGCCTCGGCCAAGTGGTGCATTTTGACACCCATGCGGATCGCCAAGCCAGTGCTTGGACCTTAGGCATGAATGCCAATTTACCCAAAGACATTGCCGTGCGCTGGGCTAAGCCCATGCCTGATGATTTTCATGCGCGCTTCAGTGCTACCGCGCGCCGTTATCGCTACATTATTTATAACCACAATATGCGGCCTGCCATTTTGCACAGTGGCGTCAGCCATTATGTGGGCGAGTTAGATGCAGACAAAATGCACGCTGCGGGCCAGTGTTTAGTGGGTGAACACGACTTTACCTCGTTTCGTGCCCTGCAATGCCAATCGCACAGCCCGCACCGCACCATTTTGCATTTAAATGTGCAGCGTTATGGGCATTACGTGGTGTTAGATGTGAAAGCCAATGCGTTTGTACACCATATGGTACGTAACATTGCCGGCACCTTAATTAAGGTGGGCTTAGGTGATGCAGACGAGGCGTGGGTGGGTGAAGTATTGGCGGTGCGCGATCGTAGATTGGCGGGGCACACGGCTAAGGCCGGCGGTTTATATATGGTGGCTGTGGATTATCCTGATGCCTTTGAGGTGCCTAAGCCTGCAGCTGGGCCCTTATGGCTACCAGAGTCCTTGCGCTAA
- the accD gene encoding acetyl-CoA carboxylase, carboxyltransferase subunit beta: MSWLDKILPKNKNIGIRRQSVPEGVWSKCGSCEQVLYRAELERQLEVCPKCNHHMRIGARLRLDKFLDAQNRVELGVEFEPQDILKFKDSKRYKDRISAAQKASNEKDALVAMTGTLKGLPVAVCAFEFSFMGGSMASVVGARFIEAVNACIEDRRALVCFSSSGGARMQEALFSLMQMAKTSAALNRLSAAGLPFISVLTDPTMGGVSASLAMLGDINIGEPKALIGFAGPRVIEQTVREKLPEGFQRSEFLLEHGAIDMIVDRREMRDTVAGLVGKLMNLEAAESKPLDHEAVKV, translated from the coding sequence ATGAGCTGGCTAGACAAAATTCTTCCTAAGAATAAAAACATTGGTATTCGTCGTCAGAGCGTCCCAGAAGGGGTGTGGAGCAAATGTGGCAGCTGTGAGCAAGTTTTATACCGTGCCGAGCTCGAACGCCAATTAGAAGTGTGCCCTAAGTGTAATCACCACATGCGCATTGGCGCGCGTTTACGCTTGGATAAATTCCTCGATGCGCAGAACCGCGTAGAATTGGGCGTGGAGTTTGAGCCACAAGATATCTTGAAGTTTAAAGACTCTAAGCGCTATAAAGACCGCATTAGTGCGGCCCAAAAAGCCAGCAATGAAAAAGACGCACTGGTTGCCATGACGGGTACCTTAAAAGGCCTGCCTGTAGCCGTGTGTGCTTTTGAATTCTCCTTTATGGGTGGATCCATGGCATCGGTGGTGGGTGCTCGCTTTATTGAAGCGGTAAATGCCTGTATCGAAGATCGCCGCGCCTTGGTGTGCTTCTCTTCATCTGGCGGCGCGCGCATGCAAGAAGCCTTGTTCTCCTTGATGCAAATGGCCAAAACCAGTGCTGCCTTAAATCGTTTATCAGCAGCAGGTTTGCCATTTATTTCCGTATTAACCGACCCGACCATGGGCGGCGTGTCCGCCAGTTTGGCCATGCTAGGCGACATTAATATTGGCGAGCCTAAAGCGTTAATCGGTTTTGCCGGCCCGCGGGTAATTGAGCAAACCGTACGTGAAAAATTGCCTGAAGGCTTCCAGCGCAGTGAGTTCTTGCTGGAGCACGGTGCCATCGACATGATTGTGGATCGTCGTGAAATGCGCGATACCGTGGCCGGTTTAGTGGGTAAACTGATGAATCTTGAGGCTGCTGAAAGCAAGCCATTAGATCATGAGGCGGTAAAAGTCTAA
- the folC gene encoding bifunctional tetrahydrofolate synthase/dihydrofolate synthase translates to MSRMVEPESVSKLEQQRTLADWLVVLEGLNMAHIELGLARMSLLAERLNLLSLPSHVITVGGTNGKGTTCALLESMLRAGGVSVGVYSSPHLVDYRERVRINGNSPAAADFCDAFAAVEAARLDDEGRETALTYFEFTTLAALWLFRAAAPKVVLLEVGLGGRLDATNVVASEQAVVTTISLDHTDWLGDDRESVGFEKAGIFRRAKPAVCGDANPPASLLAHAASLDTPLFCTGRDYTWSLADKQGQVAGTTWSFHGLGLALDDLPTPALPVMNAATALAALALSPFVLSEQAIRNGLMQAQLTGRLQQLSAQLWVDVAHNPESAEYLASQLSRIRKSGRLLGVVGMLKDKDIEHSLAPLADQLDGWYLASLGGPRGASAAELAQWQAGACFDSVAEALAAAEIDANEQDVIIAFGSFFTVADILASKEWQ, encoded by the coding sequence ATGAGCCGCATGGTTGAGCCTGAGTCTGTATCTAAGCTTGAGCAGCAGCGCACCTTAGCGGACTGGTTAGTGGTGCTGGAAGGGCTCAATATGGCTCATATTGAGCTGGGTTTAGCGCGCATGTCATTGCTGGCTGAGCGCTTAAACTTGCTCAGTTTGCCAAGCCATGTGATAACCGTTGGTGGCACCAATGGCAAAGGCACCACCTGTGCCTTGCTGGAGTCCATGCTGCGTGCGGGTGGCGTGAGTGTGGGCGTATATTCCTCGCCTCACTTAGTCGATTATCGTGAGCGGGTGCGCATTAACGGTAACAGCCCTGCAGCCGCGGATTTTTGTGACGCCTTTGCAGCGGTAGAAGCAGCGCGGCTTGATGATGAGGGTCGTGAAACGGCACTCACGTATTTTGAGTTCACGACACTGGCGGCACTGTGGCTATTTCGCGCCGCTGCACCCAAGGTGGTGTTATTAGAGGTCGGCTTAGGCGGGCGGTTAGATGCCACTAATGTGGTGGCCTCTGAACAAGCCGTGGTCACCACTATTTCTTTGGATCACACAGACTGGCTAGGCGATGACCGCGAGAGTGTCGGTTTTGAAAAAGCCGGCATTTTTCGACGCGCGAAACCGGCAGTGTGCGGCGATGCCAATCCACCGGCCTCGTTGTTGGCCCATGCGGCCAGCCTTGATACGCCACTGTTTTGCACTGGGCGTGACTACACTTGGTCGTTAGCAGACAAACAGGGGCAAGTTGCCGGCACGACTTGGTCGTTTCATGGCTTAGGCTTGGCATTGGACGATTTGCCCACACCTGCGCTACCGGTGATGAATGCGGCCACCGCTCTTGCGGCGCTGGCCTTATCGCCGTTTGTACTGAGCGAGCAAGCTATTCGTAACGGCTTGATGCAGGCCCAATTAACTGGGCGTTTACAGCAACTTAGCGCACAGTTGTGGGTAGATGTGGCCCATAATCCTGAGTCTGCTGAGTATCTTGCGAGCCAACTCAGCCGCATTAGAAAGTCTGGGCGTTTATTAGGCGTGGTAGGTATGCTTAAAGATAAAGACATTGAACACAGCTTAGCGCCGTTAGCGGACCAACTTGATGGCTGGTATTTAGCCAGCTTGGGGGGGCCACGCGGCGCCAGTGCGGCTGAATTAGCGCAGTGGCAAGCCGGTGCCTGTTTTGATTCTGTGGCTGAGGCTTTGGCTGCGGCAGAAATCGATGCTAATGAGCAAGATGTGATTATTGCGTTCGGCTCTTTTTTTACGGTTGCCGACATTTTGGCGAGCAAAGAGTGGCAATGA
- a CDS encoding SPOR domain-containing protein: MATQFQQRLIGTVIIVAIGVIFLPDLLSGKKQLVPDEAVTIPLRPQLDAPLQAITPPPRPGTEAAGRAAEAAQQVAAAAEQLAAQQAAAQQAGLQQSAPQQAAPAQPVAEVWTIEQTQEAPPVAPKPAPQPQAVVQAPAPQPKPAPVPQPAPQPVTKPAPQPVAQPRLVAGQIQQIEPRVVTPQPQTQQAAPQAPAQPAGAAQGQFVVQLGAFRNAANVNALVQKLRAAGYNAQTTPSTPREGELNRVWVGPASKASLDQQLPALQRLTGLNGSVRPK, translated from the coding sequence TTGGCCACACAGTTTCAGCAGCGATTAATCGGTACCGTGATCATAGTGGCCATTGGGGTAATTTTTTTACCGGACTTACTGAGCGGTAAAAAACAGCTCGTGCCTGACGAAGCCGTAACCATACCGCTGCGCCCGCAGCTTGATGCGCCTTTGCAAGCCATTACTCCACCGCCTCGCCCAGGCACAGAAGCGGCCGGTAGAGCGGCAGAAGCTGCGCAACAAGTGGCAGCGGCAGCGGAGCAACTGGCGGCTCAGCAAGCGGCTGCACAACAGGCGGGTTTACAGCAATCTGCCCCACAGCAAGCAGCGCCAGCTCAGCCGGTCGCTGAAGTGTGGACCATAGAGCAAACGCAAGAAGCGCCGCCGGTCGCGCCTAAACCCGCACCGCAACCTCAAGCTGTGGTTCAGGCACCGGCACCGCAGCCTAAACCTGCGCCTGTCCCGCAGCCAGCGCCACAGCCAGTGACTAAGCCTGCCCCGCAGCCAGTAGCTCAGCCACGGCTGGTAGCAGGGCAAATACAGCAAATTGAGCCCAGAGTCGTGACGCCACAGCCACAAACTCAACAAGCGGCGCCTCAAGCTCCCGCACAGCCAGCTGGTGCTGCACAAGGTCAATTTGTGGTGCAACTGGGTGCGTTTCGTAATGCGGCAAACGTGAACGCCTTAGTGCAGAAGCTAAGAGCGGCGGGCTATAACGCACAAACTACGCCCAGTACCCCCCGCGAAGGCGAGCTAAACCGCGTTTGGGTGGGTCCTGCGAGTAAGGCTAGCTTAGACCAACAACTGCCCGCATTGCAGCGCCTCACTGGCCTCAATGGCAGTGTAAGGCCTAAGTAG
- the aguA gene encoding agmatine deiminase: MANFYMPGEWAAQEAVWMIWPHRPDNWREQAAPAQATFAKLAEAIAVATPVYMAVPEQDMPKAKAIMPAHVKLVAIDSDDAWARDTGPTVVLNNQGERAGISWVFNAWGGEQEGLYESWDQDQLMASAMLRELGITQQDNALILEGGSIHVDGEGTLLTTAECLLNQNRNPDLSQADIEQVLAESLGVTHFIWLPLGVHLDETDGHIDNMACFARPGEVILHWTDDAADPQYARSQAAYKVLSEARDAQGRALKIWKLPQPGPLYITEQEAAGVQTGSAIPRVAGERMAGSYVNFLITNQRLIFPLLDPKTDGAAQAMLETIFPELEVVGIAAREILLGGGNIHCITQQIPKSTPSA; the protein is encoded by the coding sequence ATGGCTAACTTTTACATGCCCGGCGAATGGGCAGCACAAGAGGCGGTGTGGATGATTTGGCCCCATCGCCCCGATAACTGGCGTGAGCAAGCCGCACCCGCACAGGCCACCTTTGCCAAATTGGCTGAGGCCATAGCGGTCGCGACACCTGTGTATATGGCAGTGCCTGAGCAAGACATGCCTAAGGCCAAGGCGATAATGCCCGCACACGTCAAACTCGTGGCCATCGACAGTGATGATGCTTGGGCTCGGGATACAGGCCCCACCGTGGTGCTGAATAACCAAGGCGAGCGTGCTGGCATTAGCTGGGTGTTTAACGCTTGGGGTGGCGAGCAAGAAGGCTTGTATGAGTCATGGGACCAAGACCAACTCATGGCCAGTGCCATGTTGCGTGAGCTTGGCATCACCCAACAAGATAACGCCTTGATCTTAGAAGGCGGCTCGATTCATGTGGACGGTGAAGGCACCCTGCTCACCACGGCTGAGTGCTTACTCAATCAAAACCGTAATCCGGATTTAAGCCAAGCCGACATCGAGCAAGTATTGGCTGAGTCTTTGGGCGTGACCCATTTTATCTGGCTGCCATTAGGAGTGCATCTGGATGAAACCGACGGTCACATCGATAACATGGCCTGCTTTGCCCGCCCCGGTGAAGTGATACTGCACTGGACGGACGATGCCGCCGACCCGCAATACGCCCGTTCACAAGCCGCGTATAAAGTGCTGAGTGAAGCACGAGATGCGCAGGGCCGTGCGCTTAAAATCTGGAAGCTTCCCCAGCCAGGCCCCTTGTACATCACAGAGCAAGAAGCCGCCGGTGTGCAAACTGGATCCGCCATACCCAGGGTGGCCGGTGAGCGCATGGCCGGCTCTTACGTGAATTTTTTAATCACCAATCAGCGGTTAATCTTTCCGTTGCTCGACCCTAAGACGGACGGTGCAGCCCAAGCCATGCTGGAAACTATCTTCCCCGAGCTTGAAGTCGTGGGTATAGCAGCGCGCGAGATTTTACTCGGCGGCGGTAATATCCACTGCATCACTCAGCAGATCCCTAAAAGTACACCGAGCGCCTAG
- the aguB gene encoding N-carbamoylputrescine amidase: MAMVSVAATQMACSWDQDDNIARAEQLVRDAAAQGAQIILIQELFAAPYFCIDQSPEHFALAQEVDNSPLIRHFQALAKELAVVLPLSFFERAGTAFYNSLVVIDADGSVLDLYRKTHIPNGPGYQEKQFFTPGDTGFKVWQTRYAKIGVAICWDQWFPETARSMALMGAELMFFPTAIGTEPQDASIDSQPHWTRTQQGHAAANLVPVIASNRIGTEHSKFIEGLETTFYGSSFITDELGALVQQADKTTSGVIVHSFDLEQIANTRASWGLFRDRRPAMYHTVQTSDGKREGGR, from the coding sequence ATGGCAATGGTTAGTGTCGCCGCCACCCAGATGGCTTGTAGCTGGGATCAAGATGACAATATCGCGCGTGCCGAACAGTTAGTGCGCGACGCCGCCGCTCAAGGCGCACAGATTATTCTTATTCAAGAGCTCTTTGCCGCACCCTACTTTTGTATCGACCAAAGTCCAGAGCATTTTGCGCTGGCCCAAGAAGTGGATAACAGCCCGCTGATCCGCCATTTTCAAGCGCTGGCTAAAGAGCTGGCCGTGGTGTTGCCATTGAGCTTTTTTGAGCGCGCCGGTACCGCCTTTTATAACTCACTGGTGGTGATCGATGCTGATGGCAGCGTGTTGGATCTGTATCGAAAAACGCATATTCCGAATGGCCCTGGCTATCAAGAAAAGCAGTTTTTCACGCCCGGCGACACCGGCTTTAAAGTTTGGCAAACCCGTTATGCCAAAATTGGCGTGGCCATTTGTTGGGATCAGTGGTTTCCTGAAACTGCCCGCAGTATGGCGTTAATGGGTGCAGAACTAATGTTCTTCCCCACCGCTATTGGCACCGAGCCCCAAGATGCCAGTATCGACAGCCAGCCGCATTGGACGCGTACTCAACAAGGCCACGCCGCCGCCAATTTGGTGCCGGTAATAGCGTCCAACCGCATTGGCACCGAGCACAGTAAGTTTATCGAGGGCCTTGAAACCACCTTTTACGGCTCCTCCTTTATTACCGACGAACTAGGCGCCTTGGTGCAACAAGCCGATAAAACCACTAGCGGCGTTATCGTCCACAGCTTCGACTTAGAGCAGATTGCGAATACCCGCGCCAGTTGGGGATTGTTCCGCGACCGTCGCCCTGCTATGTATCACACTGTGCAGACCTCAGACGGCAAACGCGAAGGTGGCCGATAA